DNA from Coffea arabica cultivar ET-39 chromosome 10c, Coffea Arabica ET-39 HiFi, whole genome shotgun sequence:
TACTCTAAATGGATAATCATTTAAATCCAGTTAAGTTGATGGATTTAAAAGGATTATTGATATAATCCATGTATATCCAATTAGCAGATCAAAGACGAGAAAAGACATAACTATAATGTTAAGAagataatatgtaatttaaagTACTTAATAAGAGGTAAAGTTTTGTAGCTCAAAGTAGAAGTAGCAAAATGGATTGATATCCATTAATTTATCCATCCATACAGACCATCATTATATGGATTTGGATAACTTGAATAAACTTAGCTACTCTAACTGGATAATCATTTAAATTCAGTTAAGTTGatggatttaaatggattatcgATATAATCCATGTATATCCAATTAGCAGATCAAAGACGAGAAAAGATGTAAGTGTATTAATTCAATCATTAGCTAAAACTGACTTTTTTTGGGCCACTTCCTCCATCGCTTATATCTAGAGctgttattcgagtcgagccgagcCCGAGTAGTAGTGGTTCGAGCTCGATTTGTACGAATTTCGAGCTGGCTCGAGCTCGCTCGATAACATTGTCGAGTCGAATAActagctcgagttcgagctcgttAGCTCTATAtttagctcgagctcggctcgagctcggctcgtttaacacaatcgagccgagctcgttaagctcgagctcgagctcgaaatatTTACCATAGCAGCCATCTGTTCACTGCAAGTCTGTAACCATTCAGAAGATGCAAATTTGGCATACATATTTGTTGCTGAGTGGGGATTATGGATTTAATCCAATTTAGCAAAAGAGAAAAGATCAAGCAGTCCCACCAAAAGAGAGCATATGTAATTTTCTATCAGTCCAACAGTCAAAAGAGCCGtgtttgacttggtatgaatgTCCAGCAACTTAGAAATGTGAAAATTACTCCTCTAAATTGATGAGAATTCACTTTGGCATTCATAGTACCTCAGCCGTGGCTGCTGATGAGAATTCACAAGTAGTCAAGTACTCATATTTTGTTCACTTACAACAAACATCAAAGcaataatcaagtctaaaagacAGCAAACAATAAGAGCTACAGAGCAACAGCAGTagcaattttctaaaatttagccTTCATTTTGAGGAAGCTCAACTTCATGACACGTAAAATGTCTCGACAACATCCGATTGATCCTACAgaataaaaatgtaaaagtcATGATATTTTCTAAAAGTAAGAGCTACTGAGCTAAAAAAATGAAGTAGAATACCAAAGGACAGCAGCAgcaatttctaaaatttagcATTCTTTCAATTTTGAGGAAGCTCAACTTCATGATACGTAGATGACTCGGCAACATCAGATTGATCCTACAAAATAAAAATGTCAAAGACTCAAAGTCACGATATTCTCTAAAAATAAGAGCTATAGAGATAAAAGATGAAGTAAAATAATCAATTAACCACATATTACTACTAGAAAGTGTAATACACTTACACGAGACTTGGTTTTTATTCCATGAAGATTGCGAATCCAATTACTACCGCAAAGTAGCATTTGCACTGTCTCAACAGACATAGAAGCTCGCCGATCATCAATTACTCTTCCCCCAGCACTAAAGGTAGATTCAGAAGCCACAGTTGTAACTGGAATAGAAAGTAAGTCACTAGCCATCCTTGACAATATTGGAAACCTCCATCTTTCTCCTTTCCACCACCCCAAGACATCCAGATTAGCAGATGCGTCACAAGCATACCTACTTTCTTCTAAATAAATATCTAAATCTGATTTTTCAGGTGGCGCCTTGTCAATTTCACTAACATGCATTTGAAATTTTTCCTTGCCAGTAAGaattggaagtccaagtttctTAACATTCCCCAGAGATTGAGCCGAAGAACTACTCACTTCCTTATGTTTACGCTTTACCGACTGCCTCGGTGGTTCCCCGGCATGGGAGGAGAAGTGAGTATCAACATATTCATTGTAAAGCTCATAAAGAAGCTgtttaatttcatcaattttcacAGCAGCTTCTTCCTCACCATAAATAATCGGAAAAGCATGATAAATGAGTACCATTTTGTACCTTGGATCAACAATAGCACCTAACGAAAGCACCACATTGGTTTCTCCCCAATATTTGTCAAATTTTGCTGACATGCTCAAAGCCATGGCCCTAATTTGATCAGAAATATCAAGAGCTTTTTCATTTAAAAGCTCTTTAATCCTATAAAGCTCCACAAGAAAGATGTTAGAAGTTGGATAGTCGGATCCAGAAATCATGTTAGTGATCTCAtgaaaaatacccaaaaatcggCACACTTCTTCTACTTGCAACCACTCGTAATCACTTGGAACATAGTGAAACCCAGGGTCAATGTCCTCATATCTCGGGAAAACGTCCTTGAAGTCCAAAGCCGAAGCCAACATGAGATATGTGCTATTCCATCTAGTTGGACAATCTAGAATCAATTTCCTAGAGGGCAACTGTAGCTGTTTTGCAATTTTGGCAAATTGATTTAGGCGACCCTCAGAGTTGTTCAAGTACTTGATCCCCTCTCTAACAGTATCAATCACATCACCTAGTTGATTGAGGCCATCTTGCACTAAAAGATTAAGTATATGTGCACAACACCTCACATGAAAAATTTTTCCAGCAATACTTAACCTCTTTCTTAGAGAAAAATCCTCCCTAAGTCTCCTAACACAAGCATCATTATAAGAAGCATTGTCTACTGTGatgctggaaattttattctCGATCCCCCAATCAATAAAACATTTACTCAAAGCATCAGCAATAATTACTCCCGTATGAGGAGGTGGCACATTACAAAAATTCAACACACGTTTTTGTAACACCCAATCAGAATCAACAAAATGCCCTGTTACAACCatatattgaattttttgacCAGATTTCCATAAATCTGTAGTTATGCTAACTCGATTAGCACTCTTTAATACAGatttcagctttcttttttcCAGTTGATAAGTAGAAATGCAATCCTCTTTGACAGTTTGCCGGGTAATCTTTTTATAAAATGGGGACACAGCTTTCATAAATTTATTGAATACAACATGATCCATCATAGAAAATGCGTATTCATGTGCAAGCACCATATGAGAAGCAAGCTCCCGTACCTTGGCATGGTCATATGAAAAATTTGTGATCGAAGTAATTCCATCAGATGGCCCTTCGGTAAAAGACAACACTTGCTGTTTCATCCTATTTTGCTCTCCCATTGCCATCTTCTTTTGTAAACATGCTTTTAGATGACGCTTGTGTTGAGATGTAGCTCCAGTTGTACTCTTGGCAAATAACTCCTTACAATGATTGCATTGCACCTTTTCTATTCCATTGTCTAACTTCACAATTTTCATATCGTCCCACACCgttgatttctttttcctttgctttttctCAAAGGGCATTGCTGGTTCTTCATTTCCGCCATCACCTTTTTGCTCTCCTACTCCTCCTCCTTCATTGTCATGTTCTTCTATTATTTCTAACTCATCTTCAGTCATCTCATCCGGATTTTCTTCAATATCCAGTTCTTGATCTACTACTTCATTTAATTGCTCCATAGCAGGACTTGAAGATGAACCTTGGTGGGAATTAAGAGGGCTGTACATACCTatatattaagaaaaaaatttaaggcataattataaatcaaaggttgcatgtcaaatttcattataaataaaaaaattccaaTAATTTCAATTATCTATTACaatatgaaaaaataattactgCTCATATTGAAGGCCAAATCCACTTGACACCAAGCAATCTACATAAACTGATTAAGCAATCAATTCATCTAGTTGGTCATGTGGTAGAAATAAGAGTTTATGAAAAATTGGATAAACTGATTAACAAAGAAACTAATGTACTGTAAtggacaaaattttttaaaagattCAACCAGTCAAACATAAACTAGTCAACATCCACTATCTATAGGCTGCATATTTTTTTTCGTGTCATTTTCAAAgtttctttttggtttctttAGCAGCCCCTCCATGGAAAGGTTTTGTCAAATCTTCAAAATACTACCTGTCTCCACAATCTTTTAGCACAATATTTTAGCAAATATTTTGAGTATTGAAATCTGAGGCTGCTATGCAGAATCCTCGAACCATCATTAGCTTGCAAACTTTTCCTTGGAAGTCGTATCTAGTGTTAGTCCAAAATTCCTTCACAATTCACACACCATAAAAACTTCAGTATTCATGCATCCCTGTGACCTGCGTTACACTTGGTTCACAAACAGAAGCACGGTAACGGAGTACAGAATGGTGATctcaatttcacattcattaAAATAACAAAACCCACAGGCCACATCCGAATAACCCCTCAAAAGCACAATATTTTAGCAAAATACCAAAATCCCTAAATCCTAATTACCAAATGGAAGAAGATAATGCaccttaattttgttttttggatCTCAGCTCTATATGTATGTAACtccaaaatcagaaatcaagtaCAGAAAAATACACGGGTTCACCAGGTGGCGGCTGGTGTTTGCGCAACCAAGGCGGTGGGCTGGTGCGACAGCCGACAAGTCAGCTCCTCTGAAGAGCGATTGCTGCTGCTCCTTGCTAGAGCCATTATCGATGGGTGAATGGTGATTTAGGGTTGACGCCTGACGGGCCAAAGTCTGGACGGAAGATATTAGAGCAGAGCCGAAGAGAGGGCCAAAGTCTGGACGGAAGATATTAGAGCAGAGCCCAGAGGTGAAGGCGGAAGAAGAATGAGCGAATGAAGAATTAGGGATTAGGGATTCGGGAGTTTGACTCTGGAAAACTGGAAGTATTTTACTGAAATAGCCATAATTAATGAATTGACATTTTTATCCCTCCAATTCGAGCCTTTCGGGTAGCCCGCGAGCCGAgctcggctcggctcgtttaATTAACGAGCAGTCTTTAGGCTCGAACTCGGCTCGTTTATTCTAataaacgagtcgagttcgagcctTAACGAGCCGGGTCGAGCCCGGCTCGCGAGCTGCCCGATTGGAATAACAGCACTACTTATATCctgatatttttctttcttcctttccagAACTATTCCTCTTCTAATTGtcctttgaattttttaaaaaaattttctagtaTCATTCTTTATatatcaaatatcaatcatcaGCTTCTTAAGTAAATCACAATTTggtctctgttttttttttttttactcttatAGCAGTGGAGCCTTAGGACATTTTTCATTAGGGATAATTGCAaaaacctctcctgaggtttctgacattagCACTCATCTCCCCTATAATTTAAGAAATAGCACTGACCTCCTCCCCTAGGAGGAAATTGGAGTCTATTGCTGACAAAAGATTGTGAGAATTTACCTTTATACCCTAATTATTTGGAGAAACCTAatgaattttgcaaaaaaagaaaaagaaaaagaaaacctgTTTCTTGTCAACAAATTAAGTACTGAATTAAACTATTTGTTAGTTCTACCATGTTGCATAACAAAAATATAACTTGTTGGGGTTATTTTCACTCTTAGAAATCTTCAATGTTGCTGTTCGATTGCAGCTGCAATATTTGTTCTTGACTGTTAAGGATGTTGGGGAGTTGTATGGTCCTTCCTTATGGTTTGAAGAAGCCATTCTCTTTGCTGCAATATTTCACCTCAAGCTGCCATACTAAATTCAATGAAAGTAGCTATGTTACCCTCACAAACAGCCACACACATTACTAATAGAGAGTTTTATGTGTCAAGTTTATCCTTTATAAGTTGTTGCAATAACTTGCAAATCTAGCCGGTTTTAACTTTGCGTTACTTGGTTCATGATACTTCAACTATTTTATGTGAACTAAAAGAGTTTGCACTTACACCTCtgaaatttattaattgttaattgtttTATAGTGTTTTTTcattcctttgctaatactacttggcatgcAACACAAAGGGCAACTATGGCACAAATTTCTCATTTCACttcttaaaacaatattttaatggCACTTTTTATAGTTTGGGCTGAGTATGCAACAGAATCAGTAACTTCAAGGGAGATCAGTGCTATTTCTTAAATCACAAGGGAGGTGAGTAATAGTGTAAAAAACCTgatcaggggaggtttctgcaattttcccttttcattAAGGAAGGAATCGAGGGTAGAAAAATCATCAACTAATGTCaaagtaattttatttttattttttccaaaagtggCGGCAAATTCATTTGTTAAGAGAGAAATTGTAGATGGTCCAACAATATAGCATAGTATTAGTATACCCAAGGTTTATAAAATCCAGATCCTACGTAGGATCGATTTTAATTTCACAGAATCGAATCGTAAGATCGTAAGATCCACCAAAAACTCCTAAATTTACTAaattaatgaatttgaaattcatatACCATTTTGTACATCATAAAGATATCAAATAAATAAGTTACTCATAAATATATAGCattttttacttactgtctGACAAGCATTTGAAATTCATTTATaccattttgttttcttttcacaATTATAGCCATTGCAAAGTAATACTATGAGAAAAGCCAGGCTAAATGTTGATTTGAGCTGAAAATTCAGAAGAAATTGGAATTTTCAAACTAGTTAACAAAAAGTTCAAAAGCATATGTCCACGGCAGCCCATCTTTCTGGTCTAAATAGGAAAATCTGGGCAATTAATGCACCTTTCTAgtttaaggaaaaaaataaaggcCAGGAAATTAAAAGTTCAAGTGAGACCCAATACTTTTTGGCTAAAAGAATGAGCTTCTTGGACACAAAGCTACCTAACAACCTTGtctaagaagaagaaaaagttatCTACGGAAATAAAGTAAGCACTCGAAATTCTCAAGATATCAGAACTCAATCTTGCATGAAATGCTTAGCTATTGCAATCAATAGTAAGCAAACAATAAAGTATGTGAGTTGAAGCACTCTGTGTTTGGTAACTGCAAATTTCACTTGATGACATTTAGACAAATCAACGTTATAAAGAGGTAGACAAATCAAAATCATGTTGTTGAAAGTGAAAAGATCCAATTGGACAATTGAAaagatccaaaaacaaaaataacaacaaaaaaaagaagaaagaaaacggTGTCGAATTAGGGCATTCAAAGCCAGAATAGTAAATGCAAATCTGTGTAGAATCTGAATCAAATTCTTCCCGTTGTTCAAATGTTGGTACTTGGTATTTGGTAGAAGCCGCAGCGATTTCGCCTTGTTGGTTGGAGCTGCAGCGGTGGAGAAGaagtgaaaactgaaaagtAAAGGCTGAAATGAAGAATGAAGAAACGAGTCAACGATAGAGGACTGAGTAGAGGAGAAGAATATGagatttttttactttttgaggcaaaatttgttaaaaaattgcaattaaaggctacaattctttaataaattacAAACCTACTACAAATGTTTTCATTTACTTGCAAAATGGAGTCTCGTATTTCAcaaatttgcaaaaaattgtaggatcgaggtaggatcgtacgatcctactaCGATCCTACCCGATCCTATGTAGATTAATACAATTTGCGACTCTGAATACGATCCGGATCGATTTTGGTTATCCGGATCGTAGGATCCTACGATTCGGATCACGATTTTGACAACACTGGTTAGCATTACATGTCCCTGTTCTCAGCAAATAAATTAGAGAATTTTCCTCAGTTGAAGAGGAAAAAAGCGTACACTCGATTTTCATTTCATCTTTTGTTTTGGCGATATTGAATTGATTTGTAAGTATTTACATAAATCATAAATTTGCAGCATCATTATTTCATCTTTTCATCAAATTTGTTAAGATTGGGATTGCCGAAGGAGATACAGAAATTTTTGGAATATAAATTGCTATGCAGATTTGGATCCTAAATTTAGGACTTGGGTGAGCAAATGGTTAAATGGATGAATCGTGGTTTTCCATTTAAATGGCATCTAattagatccatttattaaatggttcTAATTGGATCGCATCAATTTTATCCACAATCCATTTAACTAAAACCATTTATCAACCATTTATCCATGTTGCCACTTCTAGGTCAAACAACCTAGAAATATTTCAAGaattaataatttttcaaaggaaaatttatGTGGAACGGGGAAAGGAAATGGAATATATTTAGAATTTTAAGGAGGGCAACGCAACGGTTTTACATGAAATTTCTGAAAAGTTCTCTTGGAttaaaaggttttttttttttttatatatatatatcaaaactCGGGTTGTGGCCCTATCCCTCCGGCAGTAATTTAAAAGCACTCACACTTTTAACTATTATAACCCGCTAGTCCACTAAGTTTTCCTACTAGCACCATTATTCatgttttgattattttatatAATAATAGTTTTTGTTAATATGTTTATTaggtaataaaattttaaattgagCTTggacaaataaaatttaaaattgtttAAGATCTTGTTGGTAATTATATACAAATTCATTCAAAGACTTTAGAAGAAATTGTTggtaaagaacaaaaaaaattgccaaatATTAAACTTTTAATCTAAAACTTTTCCCCTCTTGCTATCTGTTTCATCAGAGAAACTCAACTTAGAAATTGGATGTATATGCTAAAAATTAATTAGAGGAACATGGCACTTGAAAGAATATGCTTAAATAAATATGctgattttataattttcatgcaaaattaTTCTGGATAggtaaaaatatttcatttcGTAGTATTTCATTGGATGAttgtatttcaaataaattcaagAAGTTAAGATATGTTGTTATTTTATTAacaaaaaagggaaatttcTTGATGTGGTtgcaatttaattttttttttgtgctttgGATACCTAGAAATATGAAATGTCTTGGTCAAGTAAATATAGAAAATAGAGACCCAGAAAAAACTTAGATGATACAATTGAACCATTGTATGACTCTGTACAATTAATCCAGTCAAAATGATCCAAAAAAAGtgttactttttatttttttccctataAAGCATGTCGATATTTTTCAATATTCTAAAGCAATCATAAAAGCTTTTTGTGACTACCAGAGTTGCATAAAATGCTATTCCTATCTCATTAAGGTATCAAGTAGTAGAATTGTTACTAAAGGTgggtttgataaaactaaaatttgaaaattgaagtctgaaatctgaagtctgaatccattaagttattaaattgttaaatattaaatctaatacatttgagtgtatatcacatttagtaataagtgaatagcttatcaaTTAATTTTGGAGCAggttttgcctagaaaattcagtgccactcaattaattcagatgttcagtTTTTAGTGATCAAACggtctgaatatgttaagatctgaatccattaattttaagtgctgaattgggttatcaaacaaTATCTAAGTTTCCATATAACAAGATTCAAATAAGTTCTACCATTATTGAATCACATGATTATATTGATATAATGGACAATTTTCCTTAAATGCATAAAACAAGCTATTAGTATCTTTCCTAAAGTTGACTTTTCAAGCGTGATGCTATTATACTTTGTATTTAGAGGAGGGGAGACAACCGTTCCTGGCAGTTTATGGCCATGATTTGGCTAAAAAAATTTGTATGGTTCAGATCACTTCTTGTATCTCGATTTTCACAATTTGGGTGGAACCCACAaaaatttgtattaaagttACACGTTGTGCAAACAAAGTTACGCCGTGTGCAAAGAAAGTTACACAGTGTGCAAAATGCATAAAACCGCTAGGAACCTGCAACCGTTCCTGCCCGCAGTCCTCGTGTTTAACATCACTTCTATGTCTCATCAAAACTTTTTTGGTAAAATATCTCAATGTAATAATGATGTTAACCTCAAAATGCTTGTttagatttttcaaatttgtgaTTAACACCACTTCTACGTCTCATCCAAGCTTTTTTTTGCTAAAATATCTAACACTAATAATGGTATTAAATTCTCAATACTTGTTTACACTTTCTAATACATGTACAAGTGACTAGTACATGTACAAGTGATATTTGGTAACAATTTAAATGGGTGTTGGAGTCAAGAAGATTTTTGGATAGAAAGGCAAAGTTATAAGTGTTGGAAATTAGTTTTTTGATTAgtgcaattttgaaaattatgaaGTGTAcgttagtttttcattttttgacttaagatttagtcttgac
Protein-coding regions in this window:
- the LOC113714203 gene encoding zinc finger BED domain-containing protein RICESLEEPER 2-like, which translates into the protein MEQLNEVVDQELDIEENPDEMTEDELEIIEEHDNEGGGVGEQKGDGGNEEPAMPFEKKQRKKKSTVWDDMKIVKLDNGIEKVQCNHCKELFAKSTTGATSQHKRHLKACLQKKMAMGEQNRMKQQVLSFTEGPSDGITSITNFSYDHAKVRELASHMVLAHEYAFSMMDHVVFNKFMKAVSPFYKKITRQTVKEDCISTYQLEKRKLKSVLKSANRVSITTDLWKSGQKIQYMVVTGHFVDSDWVLQKRVLNFCNVPPPHTGVIIADALSKCFIDWGIENKISSITVDNASYNDACVRRLREDFSLRKRLSIAGKIFHVRCCAHILNLLVQDGLNQLGDVIDTVREGIKYLNNSEGRLNQFAKIAKQLQLPSRKLILDCPTRWNSTYLMLASALDFKDVFPRYEDIDPGFHYVPSDYEWLQVEEVCRFLGIFHEITNMISGSDYPTSNIFLVELYRIKELLNEKALDISDQIRAMALSMSAKFDKYWGETNVVLSLGAIVDPRYKMVLIYHAFPIIYGEEEAAVKIDEIKQLLYELYNEYVDTHFSSHAGEPPRQSVKRKHKEVSSSSAQSLGNVKKLGLPILTGKEKFQMHVSEIDKAPPEKSDLDIYLEESRYACDASANLDVLGWWKGERWRFPILSRMASDLLSIPVTTVASESTFSAGGRVIDDRRASMSVETVQMLLCGSNWIRNLHGIKTKSRDQSDVAESSTYHEVELPQN